From Quercus lobata isolate SW786 chromosome 1, ValleyOak3.0 Primary Assembly, whole genome shotgun sequence, one genomic window encodes:
- the LOC115993360 gene encoding 18.2 kDa class I heat shock protein-like, translated as MSLIPSFFGSRQSNILDPFSLEIWDPFKDLPFSSESQFAKETSALVDTRVDWKETPEAHVFKADLPGLNKEEVKVEVEDDRVLQISGERKVEKEEKKDTWHRVERSSGKFLRRFRLPENAKMDQIKASMENGVLTVTVPKVEEKKPDVKSIEISG; from the coding sequence ATGTCTCTGATTCCAAGCTTCTTTGGTAGCCGCCAAAGCAACATCTTGGATCCATTTTCGCTCGAGATTTGGGACCCATTTAAGGATTTGCCGTTCTCATCTGAATCTCAGTTTGCAAAAGAAACTTCTGCCTTGGTTGACACTCGTGTGGATTGGAAGGAGACCCCAGAAGCCCATGTGTTCAAAGCTGATCTTCCTGGGCTCAACAAAGAGGAGGTGAAGGTTGAAGTTGAAGATGACAGAGTGCTGCAAATAAGCGGAGAGAGGAAGGTggagaaggaagagaagaaagacACGTGGCATAGAGTGGAGCGTAGTAGCGGCAAATTCTTGAGGAGGTTTAGGCTTCCTGAGAACGCAAAGATGGATCAGATTAAGGCTTCAATGGAAAATGGGGTTCTCACTGTGACGGTTCCtaaggtggaggagaagaagccTGATGTCAAGTCCATTGAAATTTCTGGCTAA